The Trueperaceae bacterium genome includes a window with the following:
- a CDS encoding DegT/DnrJ/EryC1/StrS family aminotransferase, with protein sequence MTHHVLRAPWTPWPHYEPDEIAAVERVLTSGKVNQWTGQEVFSFEREYAAFLGRDHAVAVMNGSVALELALVALDVGPGDEVVTSPRTFIASASAAVMRGATPVFADVDPDSGNITAETIDRVLTPRTKAIIVVHLAGWPADMDPILELAAANDLTVIEDCAQAHGAAYHGRPVGSIGHAAAFSFCQDKIMTTGGEGGLLALDDERSWRVAWSFKDHGKSYDAVFNRQHPNGYRWLHESFGTNWRMTEVQAAIGRIQLARLEESVADRRRNAAILRSHLEPLPGLRVPRPPTGSEHAYYKLYAYVRPETLRAGWTRDRVQTTIYEAGVPVLVGSCSEVYRELAFATTGRAPTATLDVAHELGETSLMFQVHPTLPEETLHTAGEIVAEVMAEATR encoded by the coding sequence ATGACCCATCACGTCTTGCGGGCACCTTGGACCCCCTGGCCCCACTACGAGCCGGACGAGATCGCGGCCGTGGAGCGCGTGCTGACGTCGGGGAAGGTCAACCAGTGGACCGGCCAGGAGGTGTTCTCGTTCGAGCGAGAGTACGCGGCGTTCCTCGGCCGCGACCACGCCGTCGCCGTCATGAACGGCTCCGTCGCGTTGGAACTCGCCCTCGTCGCGCTCGACGTGGGACCCGGCGACGAGGTCGTCACCTCGCCGCGGACGTTCATCGCCTCGGCCAGCGCCGCGGTCATGCGCGGCGCGACCCCCGTCTTCGCCGACGTCGACCCCGACAGCGGCAACATCACGGCCGAGACCATCGACCGCGTCCTGACGCCCCGCACGAAGGCCATCATCGTGGTCCACCTGGCGGGCTGGCCCGCCGACATGGACCCGATCCTCGAACTGGCCGCCGCCAACGACCTCACCGTGATCGAGGACTGCGCGCAGGCGCACGGCGCCGCGTACCACGGCAGGCCGGTGGGGAGCATCGGGCACGCCGCCGCCTTCTCCTTCTGCCAGGACAAGATCATGACCACGGGCGGCGAGGGGGGCCTGCTCGCCCTCGACGACGAGCGCTCGTGGCGGGTCGCCTGGTCGTTCAAGGACCACGGCAAGAGCTACGACGCCGTCTTCAACAGGCAGCACCCGAACGGCTACCGTTGGCTGCACGAGTCGTTCGGCACCAACTGGCGCATGACCGAGGTGCAGGCCGCCATCGGACGCATCCAGCTCGCCCGGCTCGAGGAGTCGGTGGCGGACAGGCGCCGCAACGCCGCCATCCTGCGCTCCCACCTCGAGCCGCTGCCCGGCCTGCGGGTGCCGCGGCCGCCCACGGGCAGCGAACACGCCTACTACAAGCTCTACGCCTACGTGAGACCAGAGACGCTCCGAGCCGGCTGGACGCGCGACCGCGTCCAGACCACCATCTACGAGGCGGGCGTGCCCGTGCTGGTGGGAAGCTGCAGCGAGGTCTACCGCGAGCTGGCGTTCGCGACCACCGGTCGCGCCCCGACCGCCACCCTCGATGTCGCTCACGAGCTCGGCGAGACGTCGCTGATGTTCCAGGTCCACCCGACGCTGCCCGAGGAGACGCTCCACACGGCCGGTGAGATCGTCGCCGAGGTGATGGCGGAGGCCACCAGGTAA
- a CDS encoding sugar transferase: MTADVSVILPCRNEARFIGPCLDSLLAQRLDGRTLEVIVIDGMSTDGTREIVAARAATDARVTLLDNPRHIVPTGLNVALERATAPVVARMDVHCVYQADYLAACLAALATSGADNVGGVVRTLPRGGGLGAETVAALSCHKFGVGDSRFRTGGAAGYVDTVPFGCYPRTTFERYGLFDERLVRNQDYEFNARLRAAGGTVWLDPTIVAEYFNQGSLRGLLRQALLTGRWNAFTWYVAPYSLRPRHVVPAIFVAAMLVGLLLGAFVPAVRVLSVATAGVYALLALAAAAQQAAAFRDPRLLLTLPPSFLAYHVTYGLGILLGAARVASGRLPFERSALPWRDAPGPRLRPSLRLRPRSTFDLVVAGAGLFLLSPLLAAIALVIRLQSAGPVIYRQVRVGYLGAPFTILKFRTMVAGADRMGGSVTTSTDARITPLGRVLRRTKLDELPQLWNVVRGEMALVGPRPDVPEVVANYTEQMRRVLDVPPGITSVASLELVDEERLLADAADPDGFYQDVLVPAKVRIAMAHVDDRSLRFELLTLWHTVVAALRRAVGAANAGLLAGTIRDQLVAANASASATVTRRE, encoded by the coding sequence ATGACGGCGGACGTGTCGGTCATCCTCCCGTGCCGGAACGAGGCGCGCTTCATCGGCCCCTGCCTCGACTCCCTCCTCGCCCAGCGCCTCGACGGGCGCACGCTCGAGGTGATCGTGATCGACGGTATGTCGACCGACGGCACCCGCGAGATCGTGGCGGCGCGCGCCGCAACGGACGCCCGCGTCACGCTGCTCGACAACCCCCGTCACATCGTCCCGACCGGTCTGAACGTCGCGCTGGAGCGGGCCACGGCGCCCGTGGTCGCGCGCATGGACGTCCACTGCGTCTACCAGGCCGACTACCTGGCCGCCTGCCTGGCCGCCCTCGCGACGAGCGGCGCCGACAACGTGGGCGGGGTCGTGCGCACCCTCCCCCGCGGCGGCGGCCTCGGCGCCGAGACCGTCGCGGCGCTGTCGTGTCACAAGTTCGGGGTGGGCGACTCGCGCTTCCGGACGGGCGGCGCGGCGGGTTACGTCGACACCGTCCCTTTCGGCTGCTACCCGCGCACGACGTTCGAGCGGTACGGCCTCTTCGACGAGAGGCTCGTGCGCAACCAGGACTACGAGTTCAACGCCCGCCTCAGGGCGGCCGGCGGCACCGTGTGGCTCGACCCCACCATCGTGGCCGAGTACTTCAACCAAGGCTCGCTGCGCGGCCTGCTGCGTCAGGCCCTGCTCACCGGGCGTTGGAACGCGTTCACCTGGTACGTCGCGCCGTACTCGCTCCGGCCTCGCCACGTCGTGCCGGCCATCTTCGTCGCCGCCATGCTGGTGGGCCTGCTGCTCGGCGCCTTCGTGCCCGCCGTGCGCGTGCTGTCCGTCGCCACGGCGGGGGTCTACGCCCTCCTGGCGCTCGCCGCGGCGGCCCAGCAGGCGGCCGCGTTCCGCGACCCGCGCCTGCTCCTCACGTTGCCGCCCTCCTTCCTCGCCTACCACGTCACCTACGGCCTGGGCATCCTCCTGGGCGCGGCGCGAGTGGCGTCCGGGCGCCTGCCGTTCGAGCGCAGCGCCCTGCCGTGGCGCGACGCGCCAGGCCCGCGGCTCCGACCGAGCCTGCGCCTGCGCCCCCGTTCCACCTTCGACCTCGTCGTGGCCGGCGCCGGCCTCTTCCTGCTGTCGCCGCTGCTAGCGGCCATCGCGCTCGTGATCAGGCTGCAGTCGGCCGGCCCCGTCATCTACCGTCAGGTGCGCGTCGGCTACCTGGGGGCGCCGTTCACCATCCTGAAGTTCCGCACCATGGTGGCCGGCGCCGACCGCATGGGCGGCAGCGTCACCACCTCGACGGACGCGCGCATCACGCCGCTCGGGCGTGTGCTGCGCCGCACCAAGCTCGACGAGCTGCCCCAGCTATGGAACGTCGTGCGGGGCGAGATGGCCCTGGTCGGGCCGCGCCCGGACGTGCCGGAGGTGGTTGCAAACTACACGGAGCAGATGCGCCGCGTGCTCGACGTGCCGCCCGGCATCACGTCCGTGGCCAGCCTCGAACTGGTGGACGAGGAGCGCCTGCTCGCCGACGCCGCCGACCCCGACGGCTTCTACCAGGACGTCCTCGTCCCGGCGAAGGTGCGCATCGCCATGGCGCACGTCGACGACCGTTCGCTGCGCTTCGAACTACTCACCCTGTGGCACACGGTCGTCGCCGCCCTGCGGCGGGCGGTGGGCGCCGCCAACGCCGGCCTGCTGGCCGGCACCATCAGAGATCAGCTGGTCGCGGCCAACGCGAGCGCGAGCGCGACCGTGACGCGGAGGGAGTGA
- the asnB gene encoding asparagine synthase (glutamine-hydrolyzing) has translation MCGIDGVIVGRRVMPREAVAGRLDLAEAAQAHRGPDGAGRLVEGVGDWWVGLGHQRLAIIDLSDRAAQPMTGPDGLDVIVYNGEVYDYAALRRRLVAEGVTFASDSDTEVVAAALREWGVERALNAFNGMWALAWLDLRGGRLVLARDRLGIKPLYLDVSDGRVAFASEIKGLLAMDARRRPLDLATVRAYLQQALIDHSSATFFAGIESLPPGTYATIDLRAAELHVDVRRYWAPDAARVAPPTTEDDLRAEIRELFFDAVRLRLRADVPVGVLLSGGVDSSAIAAAAAARPEVKLTLLSAVSADARFDESRHADAVAHHLGAETHKVPIDLGPHEAFDLLDTVTWHHDEPVGSFTSVAHYLLMQAARSLGVGVVLSGQGADELLCGYRKYVGFQLQALLRARHPTAALREVGAALRHGTLAQQFSLAEARRYLPGVGSVVGSDLGSALQYGRDVPVGLAPGMTVQERQSLDLTSLSVPQLTHYEDRMSMAHGREVRLPFLDYRLVEKLLPLDPALKVRDGFTKHVFRSALAADLPEETVWRRDKQGFTLPQSEWLRGALRPKTLEMFGPDALLFRHGLIRREPLLATYARYAQRGERRSGVWYRQIFARLALEVWLRRFADHLDLPEAAPLAAPLATPLATPLATPAPGGGRATAAAHEVPA, from the coding sequence ATGTGCGGGATTGATGGCGTGATCGTGGGGCGGCGCGTTATGCCGCGAGAGGCCGTCGCTGGCCGCCTCGACCTGGCAGAGGCGGCGCAGGCGCACCGGGGTCCCGACGGCGCCGGTCGCCTCGTCGAGGGCGTCGGCGACTGGTGGGTGGGCCTCGGCCATCAGCGCCTGGCGATCATCGACCTCAGCGACAGGGCGGCCCAACCGATGACCGGTCCTGACGGACTGGACGTCATCGTCTACAACGGCGAGGTCTACGACTACGCCGCGCTGCGGCGCCGCCTGGTCGCGGAGGGCGTCACGTTCGCGAGCGACTCCGACACGGAGGTCGTCGCCGCGGCGCTGCGCGAATGGGGCGTCGAGCGGGCCCTCAACGCCTTCAACGGCATGTGGGCGCTCGCCTGGCTGGACCTGCGCGGCGGCCGGCTCGTGCTGGCGCGCGACCGGCTCGGCATCAAGCCGCTCTACCTCGACGTGTCCGACGGGCGCGTGGCGTTCGCCTCGGAGATCAAGGGGCTGCTCGCCATGGACGCTCGCCGGCGCCCCCTCGACCTGGCGACGGTCAGGGCGTACCTGCAACAGGCACTGATCGACCACTCGAGCGCCACGTTCTTCGCTGGCATCGAGAGCCTCCCGCCGGGCACCTACGCCACCATCGACCTGCGCGCCGCCGAGCTCCACGTCGACGTGCGGCGCTACTGGGCGCCGGACGCCGCGCGCGTCGCCCCTCCCACCACCGAGGACGACCTCCGCGCCGAGATCCGCGAGCTGTTCTTCGACGCGGTGAGGCTGCGGCTGCGGGCCGACGTGCCCGTGGGCGTGCTGCTCTCGGGCGGCGTCGACTCTAGCGCCATCGCGGCGGCCGCCGCGGCGCGGCCGGAGGTGAAGCTGACCCTCCTGTCGGCGGTCAGCGCCGACGCCCGCTTCGACGAGTCGCGGCACGCGGACGCCGTCGCCCACCACCTTGGCGCCGAGACCCACAAGGTGCCCATCGACCTCGGTCCGCACGAGGCGTTCGACCTCCTCGACACGGTCACCTGGCATCACGACGAGCCCGTCGGCAGCTTCACCTCGGTGGCGCACTACCTCCTCATGCAGGCGGCCCGCTCGTTGGGCGTGGGCGTGGTCCTCAGCGGGCAGGGGGCCGACGAGCTCCTCTGCGGCTACCGGAAGTACGTGGGGTTCCAGCTGCAGGCCCTGCTGCGGGCGCGCCACCCGACGGCCGCCCTGCGCGAAGTGGGGGCGGCCTTGCGCCACGGCACCCTCGCGCAGCAGTTCAGCCTCGCCGAGGCCAGGCGCTACCTCCCCGGCGTCGGCTCGGTGGTCGGCTCCGACCTGGGCTCGGCGCTTCAGTACGGCCGCGACGTGCCGGTGGGCCTGGCGCCGGGCATGACGGTGCAGGAGCGCCAGAGCCTCGACCTCACGTCCCTGAGCGTGCCGCAGCTGACGCACTACGAGGACCGCATGTCGATGGCGCACGGGCGCGAGGTGCGGCTGCCGTTCCTCGACTACCGCCTGGTCGAGAAGCTCCTCCCCCTCGACCCGGCCCTCAAGGTGCGCGACGGCTTCACGAAGCACGTGTTCCGCAGCGCGCTCGCGGCGGACCTGCCGGAGGAGACCGTGTGGCGCCGCGACAAGCAGGGCTTCACGCTCCCGCAGAGCGAGTGGCTGCGAGGCGCGCTGCGCCCCAAGACCCTCGAGATGTTCGGCCCGGACGCACTCCTCTTCCGGCACGGCCTGATCCGGCGCGAACCGCTGCTGGCCACCTACGCGCGGTACGCGCAGCGCGGGGAGCGCCGCAGCGGCGTCTGGTACCGGCAGATCTTCGCCAGGTTGGCGCTGGAGGTATGGCTGAGGCGCTTCGCCGATCACCTCGACCTGCCCGAGGCGGCGCCCCTGGCGGCGCCCCTGGCGACGCCCCTGGCGACGCCCCTGGCGACGCCCGCTCCGGGCGGCGGCCGCGCCACCGCCGCCGCTCACGAGGTGCCGGCATGA
- a CDS encoding glycosyltransferase family 4 protein → MTPRADGLVISYVTMGFPMPSETFTSHDVRELARRGAAVTVHALRPAHPASARLTRERGLAAVTVTRARFASLLRGVGVAATIPAAALALLRALVTSLWRQPELLARSLVLLPRVLEVFGEIRSRRPHVVHLCWAHYPSMVGFLVERELPGTVLSMSFSAYDIDLRYGLTAGVAQGATWLRTLSHDNVAEICAAFGVAEWRVDVVPDGIPTRLFECRAGTRVRGRIVSVGRLDPEKGMLDVLEAFARVVAAAPYASLEVLGGGDQLPELERRAAELGLRDVTFAGHLPQEAVAEALARAEVFLFMSLTERVPNVVKEALAAGCACVVSDTFAIRDLVPDSAHGSVVAIHDVEAAADACLRYLERSAVRTTTARAGQEWALQHFSLDSAISTYLVAWRAALGTRGAVHVRD, encoded by the coding sequence GTGACCCCGCGCGCCGACGGCCTGGTCATCAGCTACGTGACCATGGGGTTCCCCATGCCGTCGGAGACGTTCACGTCGCACGACGTGAGGGAGCTCGCGCGCCGCGGCGCCGCCGTGACGGTGCACGCTCTCAGGCCGGCGCACCCGGCGAGCGCGCGCCTGACGCGGGAGCGGGGCCTGGCCGCCGTGACGGTGACGCGGGCGCGGTTCGCCTCGCTCCTCCGCGGCGTCGGCGTCGCCGCCACCATCCCCGCCGCGGCCCTGGCGCTGCTGCGGGCGCTGGTGACGAGCCTCTGGCGCCAACCGGAGCTGCTTGCCCGGAGCCTCGTGCTCCTGCCGCGCGTGCTCGAGGTCTTCGGCGAGATCCGCTCGCGCAGGCCGCACGTGGTGCACCTCTGCTGGGCGCATTACCCCAGCATGGTCGGGTTCCTCGTCGAGCGCGAGCTGCCGGGCACCGTCCTCTCCATGTCGTTCAGCGCGTACGACATCGACCTGCGCTACGGTCTGACTGCCGGCGTGGCGCAGGGCGCCACCTGGTTGCGGACGCTCTCGCACGACAACGTGGCGGAGATCTGCGCGGCGTTCGGCGTGGCGGAGTGGCGCGTCGACGTCGTGCCCGACGGGATCCCCACCAGGCTGTTCGAGTGCCGCGCGGGCACGAGGGTGCGGGGCCGCATCGTCAGCGTCGGGCGGCTGGACCCCGAGAAGGGCATGCTCGACGTGCTGGAGGCCTTCGCGCGCGTGGTCGCCGCCGCCCCATACGCCTCGCTCGAGGTGTTGGGCGGCGGGGACCAGCTCCCGGAGCTGGAGCGCCGCGCCGCCGAGCTGGGCCTGCGCGACGTCACCTTCGCGGGTCACCTGCCGCAGGAGGCGGTGGCGGAGGCCCTGGCGCGGGCCGAGGTCTTCCTGTTCATGTCGCTCACCGAGCGGGTGCCGAACGTCGTCAAGGAGGCCCTCGCGGCCGGTTGCGCCTGCGTGGTCTCCGACACGTTCGCGATCCGGGATCTCGTGCCCGACTCGGCGCACGGCAGCGTGGTCGCCATCCACGACGTCGAGGCCGCGGCCGACGCCTGCCTGCGCTACCTGGAGCGGTCCGCCGTCAGGACCACGACTGCGCGGGCCGGCCAGGAGTGGGCCCTGCAGCATTTTTCGCTCGACTCCGCCATCTCCACCTACCTGGTGGCGTGGCGGGCCGCGCTGGGGACGAGAGGAGCCGTTCATGTGCGGGATTGA
- a CDS encoding O-antigen ligase family protein, with protein MTGASRTAPGGLAGVALAALCVTVFAVPWEEAVVLEGVGSVARLVGFAAALLGLLSLLEPGRVRLRPPSLLLVVTAAYTAWLALSYFWTVDTDASREGLTTMVQLLLLVWLVWQLCQDARARNAVLQSLVLGATVVAVNVLWVFLFRPDTIRIDGRIASAGENQNEVATILALAMGVAWWLVTQRRGPLSTVFNLAFLGLAPFALVLTGSRSGVLLTLLVAAQLPLAAVRLRGSVRVGLVVAVAAAVTTLALLPPDLAERALPNMERISTLGHDLTQSDFTGRAEIWHGGWLALIGRPAFGYGNNAFRAAVRPILGNGWAPHNAFLAVAVGTGLVGLALYVAALALTLLAQFIAPPSPARLARIFLFLTLVVAMLPKGSAYDKSTWLLLALLTCDVGPALLARAAPRRLPAREVAP; from the coding sequence GTGACTGGCGCGAGCCGGACGGCGCCCGGCGGACTCGCCGGGGTGGCGCTGGCGGCACTATGCGTGACGGTGTTCGCCGTGCCGTGGGAGGAGGCCGTCGTGCTGGAGGGCGTCGGCTCGGTCGCGCGGCTGGTCGGCTTCGCCGCGGCCCTGCTCGGTCTCCTGAGCCTGCTGGAACCCGGACGGGTGCGGCTGCGCCCGCCGTCGCTCCTCCTCGTGGTCACGGCGGCTTACACGGCGTGGCTGGCCCTCAGCTACTTCTGGACCGTCGACACCGACGCGAGCCGCGAGGGACTCACGACGATGGTCCAGCTCCTCCTGCTCGTCTGGCTGGTGTGGCAACTCTGCCAGGACGCTCGAGCCCGCAACGCGGTGCTGCAGTCGTTGGTGTTGGGCGCCACGGTGGTGGCGGTCAACGTCCTGTGGGTGTTCCTGTTCCGCCCCGACACCATCCGCATCGACGGGCGCATAGCCTCGGCGGGCGAGAACCAGAACGAGGTGGCCACCATCCTCGCCCTCGCCATGGGCGTGGCGTGGTGGCTGGTGACGCAGCGGAGGGGCCCTCTCTCGACCGTCTTCAACCTGGCCTTCCTTGGCCTGGCGCCCTTCGCGCTCGTGCTCACCGGCTCGCGTAGCGGGGTCCTGCTCACCCTCCTGGTCGCCGCCCAGCTCCCCCTCGCCGCGGTGCGCCTGCGCGGCAGCGTGCGCGTGGGGCTGGTGGTGGCCGTGGCTGCCGCCGTCACCACGCTGGCGCTGCTGCCACCCGACCTGGCGGAGCGGGCCCTGCCGAACATGGAGCGCATCTCGACCCTCGGCCACGACCTGACCCAATCCGACTTCACGGGCCGCGCCGAGATCTGGCACGGCGGGTGGCTGGCGCTCATCGGGCGGCCCGCCTTCGGCTACGGCAACAACGCCTTCCGCGCGGCCGTCCGCCCGATCCTCGGCAACGGCTGGGCGCCGCACAACGCCTTCCTGGCGGTGGCGGTCGGCACCGGCCTCGTCGGGCTGGCTCTCTACGTCGCCGCCTTGGCGCTCACGCTCCTCGCCCAGTTCATCGCGCCGCCATCGCCCGCCCGCCTGGCGCGCATCTTCCTGTTCCTGACGCTGGTGGTGGCCATGTTGCCCAAGGGCTCCGCCTACGACAAGTCGACGTGGCTGTTGCTCGCCCTCCTCACCTGCGACGTGGGGCCCGCCCTGCTGGCCCGCGCCGCGCCGCGTCGGCTCCCCGCCCGCGAGGTCGCGCCGTGA
- a CDS encoding glycosyltransferase family 2 protein, protein MSPSAPIATIMIPTYGQADVLPRALESALAQTYAPLQVVVADDASPDATPAVVAPYLLDRRLTYVRRVTNLGRTGNYRATLAADAVGDLVLNLDGDDWLLDPEFVARAVELFVERPDLALVFGRAHDYTSRTGYEATEVNRGLPRFNSGLDLLLAYAAGSVSIPHAAALYRRDLALSAGFYAYDCVGSDTVALLSLLPGNDVGFVDTVAAVWNKHDDNATFRTPPASRLRNDHLVVDVPGRLLRERGGLSAGAIARWKRRMGARWGLSYVEDCVVAGRYAAAARYALAAIVTRPATGTLLLGAAIGKGAGRLLTRLGAAGAAR, encoded by the coding sequence GTGAGCCCGTCCGCCCCCATCGCCACCATCATGATCCCGACGTACGGTCAGGCCGACGTCCTGCCGCGAGCGTTGGAGAGCGCCCTGGCGCAGACGTACGCCCCCCTGCAGGTGGTGGTCGCCGACGACGCCTCGCCCGACGCCACGCCCGCCGTCGTGGCCCCGTACCTGCTCGACCGGCGTCTCACCTACGTCAGGCGCGTAACGAACCTCGGCCGGACCGGCAACTACCGCGCCACCTTGGCCGCGGACGCCGTGGGCGACCTCGTGCTCAACCTCGACGGCGACGACTGGCTGCTCGACCCGGAGTTCGTGGCGCGAGCGGTCGAGCTGTTCGTGGAGCGTCCCGACCTGGCGCTCGTCTTCGGGCGCGCGCACGACTACACCTCCCGGACCGGCTACGAGGCCACCGAGGTGAACCGCGGCCTGCCGCGCTTCAACTCGGGCCTGGACCTGCTGCTCGCCTACGCGGCCGGCAGCGTGAGCATCCCCCACGCGGCCGCCCTCTACCGCCGCGACCTCGCCCTGAGCGCGGGCTTCTACGCGTACGACTGCGTTGGTAGCGACACCGTGGCGCTGCTGTCGCTGCTGCCGGGCAACGACGTGGGCTTCGTCGACACGGTCGCCGCCGTCTGGAACAAGCACGACGACAACGCCACCTTCCGCACGCCGCCGGCGAGCCGGCTCCGCAACGACCACCTGGTGGTGGACGTCCCCGGCCGCCTCCTGCGCGAGCGTGGCGGCCTGAGCGCCGGGGCGATCGCCCGCTGGAAGCGCCGGATGGGCGCGCGCTGGGGGCTCTCCTACGTGGAGGATTGCGTGGTGGCCGGCCGGTACGCTGCCGCGGCCCGCTACGCCCTCGCTGCCATCGTCACCCGGCCGGCCACGGGCACCCTCCTGCTCGGCGCCGCCATCGGCAAGGGCGCCGGACGCCTGCTCACCCGCCTCGGCGCCGCGGGAGCGGCGCGGTGA